In Daucus carota subsp. sativus chromosome 4, DH1 v3.0, whole genome shotgun sequence, one DNA window encodes the following:
- the LOC108217704 gene encoding transcription factor bHLH106: MLAPEAWPEDSDFHNCIIGDSDLGPFLPPMHSLCSSSETSKGTAASNNHKEAEKRRRQRINSHLDTLRTLLPACNSKTDKASLLAKVVQQVRELKQQSSHVMQLESSFPSDTDDVIVVADFFYSNNHQSLVIKASFCCDDRADLIADLIQTLKSLRLSPLKAEMVTFGGRTRNVLILATDKIDETNEVVEFLKEELRSLVHRSSSHFGDRFKRQRRLIN, encoded by the exons ATGCTAGCACCAGAAGCATGGCCGGAAGACTCAGATTTTCACAACTGCATCATCGGAGACAGTGACCTCGGCCCCTTCCTGCCGCCGATGCACAGCCTTTGTAGCTCATCCGAGACTTCTAAAGGTACCGCCGCTTCTAATAATCACAAAGAAGCTGAGAAACGCCGCAGGCAAAGAATCAATTCTCATCTCGACACTCTCCGCACTCTCCTCCCAGCCTGCAACTCCAAA aCAGACAAAGCGTCACTGCTGGCAAAAGTGGTTCAACAAGTGAGAGAGCTGAAACAACAGTCTTCACATGTAATGCAGCTCGAATCCTCATTCCCTTCCGACACAGATGATGTCATCGTAGTTGCTGATTTTTTCTACAGCAACAATCATCAATCGCTGGTGATAAAGGCCTCTTTCTGCTGCGATGACCGGGCCGATCTCATCGCCGACCTAATCCAAACCCTAAAATCGTTGCGGTTGAGTCCGCTGAAGGCTGAAATGGTCACGTTCGGTGGCCGCACAAGAAATGTGTTGATTCTTGCTACAGATAAAATTGATGAGACGAATGAGGTGGTTGAGTTTCTGAAAGAAGAGCTGAGATCGTTAGTTCATCGCTCGAGTTCTCATTTtggggatagattcaagaggcaacGTAGGTTAATTAATTAG